A stretch of Cicer arietinum cultivar CDC Frontier isolate Library 1 chromosome 5, Cicar.CDCFrontier_v2.0, whole genome shotgun sequence DNA encodes these proteins:
- the LOC101497415 gene encoding sugar transport protein 14-like, whose translation MAGGGFTDGGSLKRAHLYQHKITGYLIFSCIIGALGGALFGYDLGVSGGVTSMDDFLKEFFPHVYEKKHANTSETDYCKYDDQMLTLFTSSLYFAALVSTFGASSLTKYKGRKASILAGSVSFFLGAVLNASAKNVAMLIIGRILLGIGIGFGNQAVPLYLSEMAPAKIRGAVNQLFQLTTCLGILIANLVNYGTEKLHPWGWRLSLGLATVPATFMFIGGCYCPETPNSLVEQGRIDEGRLVLEKIRGTRNVDAEFDDLVEASREAKSIKNPFQNLLLRKNRPQFIIGALAIPAFQQLTGNNSILFYAPVIFQTIGFGSGAALYSSVITSVALVVATLISMALVDKYGRRAFFIEAGIEMTLCMIATAIILAVEFGKGKQLSLGAGIFLVILIFLFVMAYGRSWGPLGWLVPSELFPLEIRSAAQSVVVCVNMIFTALVAQFFLLSLCHLKYGIFLLFAALVTLMSCFVYYFLPETKQVPIEEIYHLFENHWFWKIIVRKENNEEAVTPV comes from the exons ATGGCTGGTGGAGGTTTCACAGATGGTGGGTCCCTCAAGAGGGctcatctttatcaacataagATTACTGGATATCTCATATTTTCTTGCATTATTGGAGCTCTTGGTGGGGCTTTATTTGGCTATGATCTTGGAGTTTCAG GTGGAGTTACTTCCATGGACGATTTCCTCAAAGAATTCTTCCCGCACGTGTACGAAAAAAAGCATGCCAATACTTCAGAAACAGATTATTGTAAATATGATGATCAAATGTTGACACTCTTTACTTCATCACTCTACTTTGCTGCTCTTGTGTCCACATTTGGTGCTTCAAGTCTAACAAAATACAAAGGCAGAAAAGCTAGTATCTTAGCTGGCTCTGTAAGTTTCTTTTTAGGAGCTGTTCTTAATGCTAGTGCTAAAAATGTTGCAATGTTGATCATTGGGAGAATCCTTCTTGGCATTGGAATTGGATTTGGAAACCAA GCTGTTCCTTTATATCTGTCAGAAATGGCTCCTGCAAAAATCAGAGGAGCAGTGAATCAACTCTTCCAACTAACAACATGTTTAGGAATTTTGATTGCAAACCTTGTGAACTATGGTACTGAGAAACTTCATCCTTGGGGATGGAGATTATCCCTTGGTTTAGCTACTGTTCCTGCAACATTCATGTTCATTGGAGGTTGTTATTGTCCCGAAACACCGAACAGTCTCGTCGAACAAGGCCGAATCGACGAAGGTAGATTAGTGTTAGAAAAAATAAGAGGCACAAGGAATGTTGATGCTGAATTTGATGATCTTGTTGAGGCTAGTAGAGAAGCAAAATCTATCAAGAATCCATTTCAGAATCTGCTTTTGAGAAAGAATAGACCTCAGTTCATAATTGGTGCTTTGGCTATTCCAGCATTTCAGCAACTAACTGGAAACAATTCCATTCTGTTCTATGCTCCTGTCATTTTCCAAACAATAGGGTTTGGTTCTGGTGCAGCTCTATATTCATCTGTTATTACAAGTGTAGCACTTGTTGTTGCCACACTCATCTCAATGGCTTTGGTTGATAAGTATGGTAGAAGAGCTTTCTTTATAGAAGCTGGTATTGAAATGACATTGTGCATG ATTGCTACAGCTATAATTTTGGCAGTTGAATTTGGAAAAGGAAAACAACTGTCATTGGGAGCTGGTATCTTTCTAGTtatattgattttcttatttGTTATGGCATATGGAAGATCTTGGGGTCCTTTAGGGTGGTTAGTTCCTAGTGAACTCTTTCCATTAGAGATAAGATCAGCTGCACAAAGTGTTGTGGTATGTGTCAACATGATCTTCACAGCTCTTGTAGCACAATTCTTCCTTTTATCACTCTGCCACCTAAAGTATGGAATTTTCTTATTGTTTGCTGCATTGGTTACCCTTATGAGCTGTTTTGTCTACTACTTCTTGCCAGAAACTAAGCAAGTTCCAATTGAAGAGATTTATCATCTGTTTGAGAATCACTGGTTTTGGAAGATAATAGTGAGAAAAGAAAACAATGAGGAGGCTGTCACACCTGTATAA
- the LOC101501914 gene encoding QWRF motif-containing protein 7, with amino-acid sequence MAKNARSLSGRCQLTVVPPSPRLVRSQSGGSLATITTHERISRRFNSSEKLTNNQRSKSTSKVSIENNQRNTKLNDKKKNGDGVGKLLQRGVSLDHNGASKRTTLPSAWALSPGRQSLGSPIWFDPPAKANGSNSGNGGGRVGNSVTKVLNYFKTRKVSSMQEEVYHKFKILHNRLLQWRFINARADISMARVKNAAEINLFSVWVGFLMLRKIIIQKRIEVQKVKHTIKLQHILNGQLSLLIEWKKLEKRNQESIEKLTKKLLALSTLLPLTHDLKVDTNAILEALNTATKAMENVDPLIMKYQTKVERILYQVTELTTTSRQEEECLQELLGIVPVIATLLVKEKNIQVHLIQTKIEFNTADSSIV; translated from the exons atGGCAAAAAATGCTCGCTCTCTTTCCGGCCGCTGCCAACTCACGGTTGTGCCACCGTCACCACGGCTAGTGCGTAGTCAAAGTGGCGGGAGCTTAGCAACTATAACCACTCATGAGAGAATTTCACGTAGGTTTAACTCTAGTGAAAAACTCACCAATAATCAGCGTTCAAAATCAACATCTAAGGTAAGTATCGAAAATAACCAAAGAAACACAAAGTTAAATgataagaagaaaaatggagACGGTGTTGGTAAGTTATTACAACGCGGTGTTAGCCTTGATCACAATGGAGCTTCAAAGAGGACAACATTGCCTTCGGCATGGGCGCTTTCACCTGGAAGGCAATCGCTCGGCTCTCCGATCTGGTTCGACCCACCGGCTAAGGCAAATGGAAGTAATAGTGGCAATGGTGGCGGTAGAGTTGGTAATAGTGTTACTAAAGTTTTGAATTACTTCAAAACAAGGAAAGTGTCATCCATGCAAGAAGAAGTGTACCATAAGTTCAAGATTTTACATAATAGACTTTTGCAATGGAGATTTATTAATGCTAGAGCTGATATTTCCATGGCTAGGGTAAAAAATGCAGCTGAG ATAAATTTGTTTTCAGTATGGGTTGGATTTCTAATGTTAAGAAAGATCATAATACAAAAAAGAATTGAAGTACAAAAAGTCAAACATACAATCAAGCTTCAACACATTTTGAATGGTCAACTCTCTCTTCTTATTGAATGGAAAAAGTTGGAAAAAAGGAATCAAGAATCAATAGAAAAATTAACAAAGAAGTTGTTAGCATTGTCCACCTTACTACCCTTAACTCATGATCTCAAG gTAGACACTAATGCCATCTTGGAAGCCTTGAATACAGCCACTAAAGCCATGGAGAATGTTGACCCATTGATCATGAAATATCAAACAAAG GTTGAGAGAATTCTTTATCAAGTAACAGAACTGACAACCACATCAAGACAAGAAGAAGAGTGCTTACAAGAACTTTTGGGCATTGTTCCTGTTATTGCTACTTTACTA GTAAAGGAAAAAAACATTCAAGTGCATCTTATTCAAACAAAGATAGAATTTAATACTGCTGACAGCAGCATtgtttaa